A section of the Acidobacteriota bacterium genome encodes:
- a CDS encoding VOC family protein, with the protein MDLNQITLPASDLERSVAFYRTLGLRLIVDSVPRYARFECPDGGSTFSLHHVDDAQPSEGLTVYFECADVDAEVARLEAAGLIFESQPVDQRWLWREAHLLDPDGHRICLFHGGENRRNPPWRVSDRGGLAGDGFEQSVAK; encoded by the coding sequence ATGGATCTCAATCAAATCACCCTCCCCGCCAGCGACCTGGAACGCTCCGTGGCGTTCTACCGCACCCTGGGCCTGCGCCTCATCGTCGACTCGGTGCCGCGCTACGCTCGTTTCGAGTGTCCCGACGGCGGCTCGACCTTCTCCCTGCACCACGTCGACGACGCCCAGCCCAGCGAGGGCCTGACCGTCTACTTCGAATGCGCTGACGTCGACGCCGAGGTGGCTCGCCTGGAAGCCGCCGGACTGATCTTCGAGAGCCAACCGGTGGATCAGCGCTGGCTGTGGCGGGAGGCCCACCTCCTGGACCCCGACGGCCACCGCATCTGCCTCTTCCACGGCGGCGAAAACCGCCGCAATCCGCCATGGCGGGTGTCGGATCGTGGGGGATTAGCCGGTGACGGCTTCGAGCAGAGTGTCGCGAAATAG
- a CDS encoding DUF4276 family protein, with protein sequence MSPVSHLEFLVEDLSMEAFLQASLPRLLPDCVTFEAHRFQGKHDLLRKLPARLSGYSRWLPPNWRIVVLVDRDAEDCRKLKGRIEAIFRRASLTSRSSRPEAGSWQVVSRLAIEELEAWYFGDWNAVRRCFPKASPTVPRGAKYRQPDGISGGTWEALERLLQQKGYFPSGLNKIEAARAIGGEIDWSENRSPSCRLFRDTLLEAVTG encoded by the coding sequence TTGAGCCCCGTCTCCCACCTGGAATTCCTGGTCGAGGATCTGTCCATGGAGGCGTTCCTCCAGGCCTCACTGCCGCGGCTGCTACCCGACTGTGTCACTTTCGAAGCGCATCGATTCCAAGGCAAGCACGACCTGCTGCGCAAGCTGCCGGCCCGCCTGAGCGGATACAGCCGCTGGCTGCCACCGAACTGGCGCATCGTGGTCTTGGTGGACCGGGATGCGGAGGACTGCCGGAAATTGAAAGGGCGGATTGAAGCGATCTTTCGCCGAGCCAGCCTGACGAGCCGCAGCAGCCGCCCGGAAGCCGGAAGCTGGCAGGTCGTCAGCCGGCTGGCTATCGAGGAATTGGAGGCCTGGTACTTCGGGGACTGGAACGCCGTCCGCCGCTGCTTTCCGAAGGCCTCTCCCACGGTTCCCCGAGGTGCCAAGTACCGGCAGCCGGATGGTATTTCCGGTGGTACCTGGGAAGCTCTAGAGCGCCTCCTTCAGCAGAAGGGCTACTTTCCCAGCGGTCTCAACAAGATCGAAGCGGCCCGCGCAATCGGCGGCGAGATCGACTGGTCGGAAAATCGTTCTCCCAGCTGTCGCCTATTTCGCGACACTCTGCTCGAAGCCGTCACCGGCTAA